The Apium graveolens cultivar Ventura chromosome 6, ASM990537v1, whole genome shotgun sequence genome contains a region encoding:
- the LOC141666953 gene encoding uncharacterized protein LOC141666953 isoform X2 codes for MPLPWSQHSLKKQQKMLEEKSQTAVPKSSKVKNSEEENKDNQNDDPQLKEFMEVMLPRSKAKLWSNDTSTVVPMEQKKKASKKNIKVGGNNKNAASKLDETDESESGSSDGEAVTRNLDSTQTASDMDYFKSKVKTEWSDSESDEEDTENKHDADQDIQKKQAKKIDMLEEDDSKEGKEEGKSDVTAEADQLEENEDFEAGRLFVRNLPYTATEDELEEHFSRYGNVSQVHVVVDKDTKRSKGYAYILYTLPESADRALEELDNSTFQGRLMHVMRSKHKNPPVNQETNVPADKSKTFKQKRVDERRESEASGNTKAWNTLFMRHDTVVENIARKFGVSKSDLLDREASDLAVRVALGETQVIAETKKALVNSGVNVASLEEFASKKTDSMKRSNHVIIVKNLPYDSSEGELAEMFSKSGGLDKIIIPPTKTLALVIFLEPAEARSAFKRLSYKRYKDAPLYLEWAPANILNPTSASLSDVNNSVNIEEHNSKRGFLEDLVNGTSDADIDPDRVESRSLFVKNLNFKTSDESLKKYFSEHMKEGRILSVRVKKHMKNGKNVSMGFGFVEFDSVDTATNVCKNLQGSVLDGHALILQRCHGKKDEQTLKRVQKDHSSTKLIVRNVAFEATEKELRQLFSPFGQIKSLRLPMKFGNHRGFAFVEYVTKKEAQNALEALSSTHLYGRHLVLERAKEGESLEELRARTEAQFTNEQNGFQNPAKLSKKRKSMAALDDGSFKFGRIVD; via the exons ATGCCTCTTCCGTGGAGCCAACACTCCCTGAAGAAACAACAGAAAATGTTAGAAGAGAAAAGTCAAACTGCTGTTCCTAAAAGTTCGAAGGTGAAAAATTCGGAAGAAGAGAACAAAGACAATCAGAACGACGACCCACAACTGAAGGAGTTCATGGAGGTCATGCTACCTCGTTCGAAGGCAAAACTTTGGTCAAATGATACCTCAACAGTTGTTCCCATGgaacaaaagaagaaagcaagtaaaaaaaatattaaagtaGGAGGTAATAATAAAAATGCAGCGAGCAAGCTAGATGAGACAGACGAGAGCGAAAGTGGGTCATCAGATGGTGAAGCCGTGACTCGCAATTTGGATTCCACTCAAACTGCATCTGATATGGATTACTTCAAAAGCAAAGTTAAAACAGAGTGGTCAGATTCAGAAAGTGACGAAGAGGATACAGAGAACAAACATGATGCAGACCAAGATATCCAGAAAAAACAAGCCAAGAAAATTGATATGCTCGAAGAAGATGATTctaaagaaggaaaagaagaagGCAAGAGTGATGTTACTGCTGAAGCTGATCAATTAGAGGAAAACGAAGATTTTGAGGCTGGTCGTCTTTTTGTCAGAAATCTTCCCTACACTGCCAC CGAAGACGAGCTGGAAGAGCATTTTAGCAGGTACGGAAATGTGTCCCAGGTCCATGTTGTGGTTGACAAAGATACAAAACGGTCAAAAGGATATGCTTATATTCTTTATACGCTTCCAGAATCTGCAGATAG GGCTTTAGAAGAACTGGACAACTCTACCTTTCAAGGCAGGTTGATGCATGTTATGCGATCAAAGCACAAAAATCCTCCTGTAAACCAAGA AACCAACGTGCCAGCTGACAAATCTAAGACGTTTAAGCAAAAAAGGGTAGATGAAAGGAGGGAATCAGAAGCTAGCGGGAATACAAAAGCATGGAACACTTTGTTTATGCGACATGATACG GTTGTCGAAAATATTGCCAGAAAATTTGGGGTTAGTAAAAGTGATTTGCTTGATCGAGAAGCAAGTGATCTTGCTGTTCGTGTTGCTTTGGGAGAAACTCAAGTGATTGCTGAGACAAAGAAGGCTCTTGTAAATTCTGGAGTGAATGTAGCTTCATTAGAGGAATTTGCTAGCAAAAAAACCGATAGCATGAAAAGAAGCAATCATGTTATTATTGTTAAGAATTTGCCTTATGATTCTTCTGAAGGTGAACTAGCCGAAATGTTTAGTAAATCTGGAGGACTAGACAAAATCATAATTCCTCCAACGAAAACTTTGGCACTG GTCATTTTTCTTGAACCAGCTGAAGCACGTTCTGCTTTTAAACGTTTATCGTACAAACGTTACAA GGATGCTCCTCTATATCTGGAATGGGCACCGGCTAATATATTAAACCCGACATCAGCATCTTTAAGTGATGTAAACAACTCTGTCAATATTGAGGAACACAATTCCAAGCGGGGTTTTCTAGAAGATCTTGTGAATGGAACATCAGATGCTGATATTGATCCTGACCGAGTTGAG TCACGGTCACTATTTGTGAAGAATCTGAACTTTAAAACATCTGACGAGAGtttgaaaaaatattttagtGAACACATGAAGGAGGGAAGAATACTCAGTGTCAGG GTGAAGAAGCACATGAAAAATGGGAAGAATGTTTCAATGGGTTTTGGTTTTGTTGAATTTGATTCTGTGGATACAGCAACAAATGTTTGCAAGAATTTACAG GGATCTGTTCTCGATGGGCATGCTCTAATACTGCAACGTTGTCATGGTAAGAAGGATGAGCAGACTCTGAAAAGAGTTCAGAAGGATCACAGTTCAACAAAGCTAATTGTAAGAAATGTAGCTTTTGAGGCAACAGAGAAAGAGCTCAGACAATTATTTAGTCCATTTGGCCAG ATTAAGAGTTTAAGGCTCCCGATGAAGTTCGGGAATCACAGAGGCTTTGCTTTCGTGGAGTATGTAACAAAGAAGGAGGCCCAAAATGCACTTGAAGCTCTTTCAAGCACCCATCTTTACGGCCGTCATCTG GTCTTGGAGAGAGCAAAGGAAGGTGAGAGTTTAGAGGAATTACGTGCCAGAACTGAAGCTCAATTTACAAATGAACAAAACGGCTTTCAAAATCCAGCCAAACTATCGAAAAAAAGAAAGAGTATGGCTGCTTTGGATGACGGTAGTTTTAAATTTGGAAGAATAGTGGATTAA
- the LOC141666953 gene encoding multiple RNA-binding domain-containing protein 1 isoform X1 — translation MSRICVKSLPKHVNEDRLRDFFSQKGEVTDVKIIRTKEGKSRQFGFVGYRSENEAQQAMKFFNNSYLDTCRITCEYARKVGDPDMPLPWSQHSLKKQQKMLEEKSQTAVPKSSKVKNSEEENKDNQNDDPQLKEFMEVMLPRSKAKLWSNDTSTVVPMEQKKKASKKNIKVGGNNKNAASKLDETDESESGSSDGEAVTRNLDSTQTASDMDYFKSKVKTEWSDSESDEEDTENKHDADQDIQKKQAKKIDMLEEDDSKEGKEEGKSDVTAEADQLEENEDFEAGRLFVRNLPYTATEDELEEHFSRYGNVSQVHVVVDKDTKRSKGYAYILYTLPESADRALEELDNSTFQGRLMHVMRSKHKNPPVNQETNVPADKSKTFKQKRVDERRESEASGNTKAWNTLFMRHDTVVENIARKFGVSKSDLLDREASDLAVRVALGETQVIAETKKALVNSGVNVASLEEFASKKTDSMKRSNHVIIVKNLPYDSSEGELAEMFSKSGGLDKIIIPPTKTLALVIFLEPAEARSAFKRLSYKRYKDAPLYLEWAPANILNPTSASLSDVNNSVNIEEHNSKRGFLEDLVNGTSDADIDPDRVESRSLFVKNLNFKTSDESLKKYFSEHMKEGRILSVRVKKHMKNGKNVSMGFGFVEFDSVDTATNVCKNLQGSVLDGHALILQRCHGKKDEQTLKRVQKDHSSTKLIVRNVAFEATEKELRQLFSPFGQIKSLRLPMKFGNHRGFAFVEYVTKKEAQNALEALSSTHLYGRHLVLERAKEGESLEELRARTEAQFTNEQNGFQNPAKLSKKRKSMAALDDGSFKFGRIVD, via the exons AT GTCTAGAATTTGTGTCAAGAGCTTACCAAAGCACGTTAATGAAGATCGACTCAGAGATTTTTTCTCTCAGAAAGGAGAAGTCACTGATGTTAAAATTATTCGTACCAA GGAAGGTAAGAGTAGGCAATTTGGTTTCGTGGGTTACCGTAGCGAGAATGAAGCACAGCAAGCTATGAAGTTTTTCAACAACTCGTACTTGGATACTTGCAGGATTACTTGTGAG TATGCTCGTAAAGTTGGAGATCCAGATATGCCTCTTCCGTGGAGCCAACACTCCCTGAAGAAACAACAGAAAATGTTAGAAGAGAAAAGTCAAACTGCTGTTCCTAAAAGTTCGAAGGTGAAAAATTCGGAAGAAGAGAACAAAGACAATCAGAACGACGACCCACAACTGAAGGAGTTCATGGAGGTCATGCTACCTCGTTCGAAGGCAAAACTTTGGTCAAATGATACCTCAACAGTTGTTCCCATGgaacaaaagaagaaagcaagtaaaaaaaatattaaagtaGGAGGTAATAATAAAAATGCAGCGAGCAAGCTAGATGAGACAGACGAGAGCGAAAGTGGGTCATCAGATGGTGAAGCCGTGACTCGCAATTTGGATTCCACTCAAACTGCATCTGATATGGATTACTTCAAAAGCAAAGTTAAAACAGAGTGGTCAGATTCAGAAAGTGACGAAGAGGATACAGAGAACAAACATGATGCAGACCAAGATATCCAGAAAAAACAAGCCAAGAAAATTGATATGCTCGAAGAAGATGATTctaaagaaggaaaagaagaagGCAAGAGTGATGTTACTGCTGAAGCTGATCAATTAGAGGAAAACGAAGATTTTGAGGCTGGTCGTCTTTTTGTCAGAAATCTTCCCTACACTGCCAC CGAAGACGAGCTGGAAGAGCATTTTAGCAGGTACGGAAATGTGTCCCAGGTCCATGTTGTGGTTGACAAAGATACAAAACGGTCAAAAGGATATGCTTATATTCTTTATACGCTTCCAGAATCTGCAGATAG GGCTTTAGAAGAACTGGACAACTCTACCTTTCAAGGCAGGTTGATGCATGTTATGCGATCAAAGCACAAAAATCCTCCTGTAAACCAAGA AACCAACGTGCCAGCTGACAAATCTAAGACGTTTAAGCAAAAAAGGGTAGATGAAAGGAGGGAATCAGAAGCTAGCGGGAATACAAAAGCATGGAACACTTTGTTTATGCGACATGATACG GTTGTCGAAAATATTGCCAGAAAATTTGGGGTTAGTAAAAGTGATTTGCTTGATCGAGAAGCAAGTGATCTTGCTGTTCGTGTTGCTTTGGGAGAAACTCAAGTGATTGCTGAGACAAAGAAGGCTCTTGTAAATTCTGGAGTGAATGTAGCTTCATTAGAGGAATTTGCTAGCAAAAAAACCGATAGCATGAAAAGAAGCAATCATGTTATTATTGTTAAGAATTTGCCTTATGATTCTTCTGAAGGTGAACTAGCCGAAATGTTTAGTAAATCTGGAGGACTAGACAAAATCATAATTCCTCCAACGAAAACTTTGGCACTG GTCATTTTTCTTGAACCAGCTGAAGCACGTTCTGCTTTTAAACGTTTATCGTACAAACGTTACAA GGATGCTCCTCTATATCTGGAATGGGCACCGGCTAATATATTAAACCCGACATCAGCATCTTTAAGTGATGTAAACAACTCTGTCAATATTGAGGAACACAATTCCAAGCGGGGTTTTCTAGAAGATCTTGTGAATGGAACATCAGATGCTGATATTGATCCTGACCGAGTTGAG TCACGGTCACTATTTGTGAAGAATCTGAACTTTAAAACATCTGACGAGAGtttgaaaaaatattttagtGAACACATGAAGGAGGGAAGAATACTCAGTGTCAGG GTGAAGAAGCACATGAAAAATGGGAAGAATGTTTCAATGGGTTTTGGTTTTGTTGAATTTGATTCTGTGGATACAGCAACAAATGTTTGCAAGAATTTACAG GGATCTGTTCTCGATGGGCATGCTCTAATACTGCAACGTTGTCATGGTAAGAAGGATGAGCAGACTCTGAAAAGAGTTCAGAAGGATCACAGTTCAACAAAGCTAATTGTAAGAAATGTAGCTTTTGAGGCAACAGAGAAAGAGCTCAGACAATTATTTAGTCCATTTGGCCAG ATTAAGAGTTTAAGGCTCCCGATGAAGTTCGGGAATCACAGAGGCTTTGCTTTCGTGGAGTATGTAACAAAGAAGGAGGCCCAAAATGCACTTGAAGCTCTTTCAAGCACCCATCTTTACGGCCGTCATCTG GTCTTGGAGAGAGCAAAGGAAGGTGAGAGTTTAGAGGAATTACGTGCCAGAACTGAAGCTCAATTTACAAATGAACAAAACGGCTTTCAAAATCCAGCCAAACTATCGAAAAAAAGAAAGAGTATGGCTGCTTTGGATGACGGTAGTTTTAAATTTGGAAGAATAGTGGATTAA